The following proteins come from a genomic window of Dreissena polymorpha isolate Duluth1 chromosome 1, UMN_Dpol_1.0, whole genome shotgun sequence:
- the LOC127864236 gene encoding uncharacterized protein LOC127864236 — MSGMVHAAGCNCTAGEGESCNHVAALLYALVDITDKRKDGTGASTSKPCKWNRPRKRKLSPQKSQNITLKKIKYEEKTTEREPKHKKQLDTCTMDRVKLLNLHSLCLKLKGCAPNAALLLSMETGKEIVQQAEDLKLPNLHTVPYMYHDSVSIENPVCKEAFRNHMSSLHIKSKDCVRIEMMTKGQSKNDTWMEARIGHITSSMFGTVCKKRVDTKPDSIIKNIMNYSSFDTESTRWGRNHEAAARRVYQNIIQTSHPGLKVFGSGLVINVDHPHLGTSPDGVVDCCEKCQDRCGVLEIKCPYKHRNASVYEACQDKSFFLFCAQRKDFIKKDTFFLLPNPRSDGIDWTTLV; from the exons ATGTCAGGAATGGTTCATGCTGCTGGCTGCAACTGCACTGCTGG AGAGGGCGAATCATGCAACCATGTGGCAGCGCTGCTATATGCATTAGTTGACATTACAGATAAACGGAAAGATGGAACAGGAGCATCAACCTCAAAACCATGTAAGTGGAATAGGCCTCGGAAACGGAAACTCAGTCCTCAGAAGTCGCaaaacattactttaaaaaaaattaaatatgaagAAAAGACTACTGAACGTGAACCTAAACACAAGAAACAACTGGATACATGTACAATGGACCGTGTAAAACTGCTGAATCTTCATTCGCTATGTCTTAAATTAAAAGGCTGTGCCCCGAATGCAGCATTGCTGCTAAGTATGGAGACTGGAAAAGAAATTGTGCAACAAGCAGAGGATTTAAAACTCCCAAATTTGCATACAGTTCCATATATGTATCATGACAGTGTAAGCATAGAGAACCCAGTCTGTAAAGAAGCGTTCCGAAACCATATGtcatcattacatataaaaagcAAGGACTGTGTACGAATAGAAATGATGACAAAAGGTCAAAGCAAGAATGACACATGGATGGAAGCTAGGATAGGGCACATTACAAGTTCTATGTTTGGGACTGTATGCAAGAAGAGAGTGGATACAAAACCTGATAGTATCATAAAGAACATCATGAACTATTCTTCATTTGATACTGAATCTACAAGGTGGGGGAGAAACCATGAAGCAGCAGCACGTCGAGTTTACCAGAATATCATTCAGACATCACATCCTGGATTGAAGGTTTTTGGATCTGGACTTGTTATTAATGTAGATCACCCACATTTAGGGACAAGTCCTGATGGTGTTGTGGACTGTTGTGAGAAGTGCCAGGACAGGTGTGGTGTTTTGGAAATTAAATGTCCATACAAACATAGGAATGCTTCTGTTTATGAGGCCTGTCAAGACAAATCCTTTTTTTTGTTCTGTGCTCAAAGGaaagatttcattaaaaaagaCACATTCTTTCTATTACCAAATCCAAGGTCAGATGGTATTGACTGGACGACATTGGTGTGA